CAAATCCCAATATGAGTATATTCCAAAAAGCATCAGCTTTTATAGAAAGTAACATGATTCTAGCATAtgtgcatggcattgcattgaatGAACAACTGAATGCAATCATGAGAGTGTATAAGTATGCACACAAAACATGATTGTTTGATCAGGTACCATCACCATTGTTGGCTTTTGTCCACACCATAGTCAACTTCAGACATTGCTGTCAAGTATGGCCATGGATATTATATGCTACCTATGGTATGGCATACTGACTGGTTATGTTGCATGGTTGCCGGATTTCTTGGTTCTCTAAATCGTCAGTCTTAGAATGGTGATAAAGACCCGTGTAAAAGTACTTTCTATTAGTGTTAGTATTGTAGTGATGTGATCCCTACACACACCATGTCCACTTGCCTCATCTATACAATAAATAATCAGGTCATAGACATATATAGATGATCTGTACGCATGCGCACAGAGCATACGTGTATTCCGAGATGTATTCTTGTGAAATTTCTTCCTGTTTTCATTTCCAAACACTCTGAAATGTCTCTGCACGGACTGAAAACATCTTGCTGTTTGCATAAACCATCACCAAAGGCTTCCAGAACGACGAACTTCCGAGAGTCGAGCAATTCACGTGATCGTCACCATGACAGTAACCACGTGATAGAAACGGCGGGAACTCAGTTCAGAGTCAAACTGATGAAGACGTGGACGTCGTGCAGGATGTTTGAGAGAAGGCCTAAGCTTCACGAGGGTATTCTTTTAAGTCTGGGCGTTTTGATGGCATAAGTAAAGGAGATGTTATAGTTCAGTCTTCAATGATGCCAGCCGGGATAAAACTGGCGGAACTTTAGAGAGGTAAGTTGCAATTGTGACTGAACGATGCGATTTAATCtaatttttatgcatacatgcactTTCATTTGTATAACTGAAAATTTATTGTTAATGGTAACCCTATagaatggctgccattgaagtaACACAACAGGTGAGGTGATAGCTAGCTAATGCCTAACTTGTATGGTTGTCGAATGTAAAAATTTCAGGTTGTAGTGTTGGCTAATCAACTTAAGGATCCACTTCATCTGGTAAGCAAGCACATCAGTTCCTAttattgtgtatgcatattatGTCATTGTAGTGAGTCAAAATAAAATCTGTTTGGTGTGGGTGTACAAAAACCAGAATAATGTTTTGATCTGGAGTGTATTTGAAACTATTGAAGTGTGTAGATGTTGCATTGAAGGAGTCTCCGTCAATTAATAATTTATACCCAAATGAATGTTCTGAATAAAAAAATCTAGAACAAAGGAAGGATTTCAGCACGAAAAATGGTTGTTTAAACTTTGTGCGTTATTATTTAATTATATGCACAGCtgattatattattatactgcAGGGAAGAGCTATATTTCTGAGGCTATGGCCAATTTGCTGAAGATTGTTTATTCGAGCCACACATTTGTAACAATTGGGATTTGTATGTGGAGAATTCTTCGGATGATCCAGATGGAACATTGTTGACTACTAAACAGATGAAACATTTGTTGATGATTACTAAACAGACGGAACGCTTGTTGATCTCttcacagatggaacatttgttgatgatcactaaacagacagaaaataattttatgttgaTCACtaaatttgttgatcactaagcagatggaacatttgttgattacTAAACAGACAgcacatttgttgatcactagaCAGACGGAAATTcattgaacactaaacagatggaacatttgttgattactaaacagacggaacatttgttgaacactaaacagatggaacatttgttgaacactatacagatagaaatttgttgatcactaaacagacagaacatttgctaatcactaaacagatggaacatttgttgaatactaaacagacagaaatttgttgatcactaaacagatggaacattatTTTGGTGATCTCTAAACAgacggaacatttgttgatcactaaacagacggaacatttgtcactaaacagatggaacatttgttgatcacttaACAGACAGAACATATGATTACTAAAGGACAGGactatagctatgtactgaTGCAGGACatgttgtattactgtatgcttTTAGTTTTGGTTGTATTTTTGTAAGTTTTTTGTGTCATGACAAATTATAACAAAATTAGTAGTAAAACTGCAATGGGGAATTCTTCAATGGTTTTATAGAAAATTTAACAAATGAAATACAATAAGTTTGTCAGATGATTTGTGATAAGATTCACAGAAAAATGCATTGCAAATTCTATAAACAATTCTACAATAAGTATCACAATAAATTCCTTAGGTGATATTACTTGCTATAGTGTATTCAATTGGCCAACAATTCCATAGAGTATGTGGATAGTCATATTTGTTGTAAAATCTTGCATATTATTTATCAGTAACTTTTCCTGTGCGTAGTTTCTGTAGCCATGAAGGTTACTGTGAAGAAGAGTTTCTTGGAGCTACGAACATGTTCAAACACGTTTAGCATTAACGGCCACTTCAGTTCATCGTCATTTTACCGGCTCTCTAAATCTTTACACTATATTCAACTTCGCACGATTTGTTAATCCATCGATCGATTAAGGCATGCTGGTGAGATTCTCAGCCTCTACTTCTTATTAATTAAAGCATTAAATGGCGCGCTCTTTATGGTCGGGAAATACCCTGTGTGACACGTGTAGCATTTCCTGGAAATTCTAAGCGTAGCAGTTGGCAGGACTGGTTTTAATAAACTGCTAGCATTTACAGTTTTGTATCGTTTAGAACTGAAGCCGGGAGAACTTGGCAGAGAGATTTCAGTTTATAACTGTCGGTGAAAACTCTGGTCTGCTTCCCTGAGTGGCCTTCCTGCTCGGTCTCAGTTCACAGACCAGGTAAAACTTAGTGTATATTTGTACTTCGATTTTGTAAACAGACTAGAGGGCTAtccttttttctttttgtgtgggggtggaggtttccacacaaaaagaaaaaaaacgtcGTCCGGCATCGTCCGGCAGTGTCACccataactcgagtatcaaacacactagttgtatgaaagtttttgggtgagttcgaggcgagctagggttggagcgagcgtCCCGGCGAATtcaatcaagtgatcaagacgttcacaaaagtaatcaaacacCTTGGAAAGCTACTTTTTAGCAACACGAGAATTTACTGGGTGATGGAACAGTCcggtgataatagggccacccaatttttgattcagaaggttgccattgatgttcaacgtggcaatgctgcttctgtaatggcaacaataccatcatcccaggactgggcagagtttgcctctctgcccactgtttaagtgtttgtttatattatcattgtcaaaaataataaaaaatttttaaaaaaagcaTTTACTATGCTTTTACAGTTgacgatcaagaatcaaggcatTTTTATAGGTGAGATCAAGCAATCAAAGAGAAATTTCGATGATCAAAGTTTGGTTGCAAGTGTATCAACTGatggtatggaagtgactacagATATACATCTTGAGAAATCATGGATCTAAACATTTACTTTTAGGGGCACTTATAGATGTTAAAATTTAATTTATCCAATTCATAAAATTTTTCTTTATtcaaatttcctgttgtatgtCGGCACGCTCACATGTCATATTCTAATTAAAGAGCTCACACATGCGCAATATAGTAATTACatcatacataataataatagctgttCAGTTAGTTATAGCACTACTCTATTACATCACCCCTCcccttcattatcagcacaccTGGGCTGATCTCTGTATCTCATTGGAAGAACAATGTTCCTGGTACGAGTTTTCCTTGTAGCTGGCAAGGGAACATCACTTTTTGTTGGAGCTTTGGGTGCTCTTGACAATTGACTGCTATCATTGAGGTTCTTACCACTCACTGATGAATGGGACTCAGAAGTATCATATCTCTGCTCTGTAGTATCACTTTGTATCTGTTCTTCACACACAGAATCATTTGGTGTCTGATGCAATTCAGTACTGTCAACCTGCTCCTGGAATAATGAAAATGCCCACTTTGGCAAACTGGGGCATTTATGCTTTTCCCCATACCAATAGCAACCGGCTGGAAGGCCCATTGGACATGGTGACACTCGGTTCTGATGAACTTTGATGGTGCCATCCTCTGGGAAGTATATCTTGATGGCAGTCACACCTGTGTCAGTCAACTTCATGATTCTGTATGGACCGTGCCATGGTCTAGAAAGTTTTCTCTGCTTTCCTGACTCTTCATGTGGGAACTTAAGTATCCACTCCCCAAGTCGAAATCTGTCTGCCTTTGCTTTCTGATCATAATAAACCTTATATTTCCTCTGAGCCTCTTGAATAGTTTCCACCACAAGTTGTCTTGCTGAAGACAGTGATAAAAACAACTCTTCTCTGTAATCTGTCACTGAGATGGGACTCCACTCTGTAGGAGGTGTGAGTTCAGCTTCAGTTGGGGATCGGCAATCTATCCCGAAGAGCAAATATGAGGGCTTTTCGCCTGTGGTATCGTGGGGTGTATTCCTGTACGCCCACAGAACACCTGATAAATACTTATCCCACTGTGTACCAAATCTATTGACTTGCTTACATAGCATTGCTTTAAGGGTTCGGTTGAAATGTTCAACCATACCATCACACTCTGGGTGGTATGCAGTTGTGTTTAACTTCATACTTCCTAACCTTGCACACACATCTGACATCAGGTGACTCAATAAGTTTGTGCCTCGGTCTGAAAGAAGGGCTTCAGGCACCCCAAAGAGAGGAATAACTTCCTTGGTCAATAATTCAACTAGTCTAATTGCCTTCTGATCGGGTACTGCATGCATACACTCTGGGCCACTTACTAAAATAATCCTGAAACACTACCACGTGTTTGTTCCCACTTTCTGTCACTGGCAGATCCATAATGTCCACCCCTAACACTTGAAATGGTCTATTAACAGGTATTGGATGAAGTGGTGACTTCACATGCCTGCCACTTCCTGACACGAAAACACACTGGGGACAGTTATGACAGTGCTTCATAACATCCTCATACATACCTCTCCAGTACCAGTGTCTAACCAACATATTGTACAGTTTATTACCTGCAAAGTGTCCAGCACATGGGCCACTGTGGTTCTCAGTCATGATAAGGCTTCTCAGTGACTGGGGTACTACAACTCTCTTCGTATTCCCTCGTCGGCTATCAATGAAATACAGCACTCCGTTAGGTACACAAAATGATGGTGCTTGGGCCACAATACAGCGGGCTTCCTTCTGATCCTCAGGGAGCATATTGGTCCGTGGGTAATCTAACATACGTTTCACATCAGGATCCTTACTTTGCTCATCCACCTGGTCATACTTAGAACAACCAACTGCTGGGGTCATCTTGAAGACACTATCTATTGTAGTTGGAGCAGATTTCACAGCTGCAACTTGGGTTTCTTCCTCTGCCAGACCATTCACAGGAGCACTACCAGTAGGATCGTGCAACAGTGCATCAGCCAAGACATTGTCCTTTCCAGGACGATACACAATGGTTACCTCTTTGACTCCTCTACTAAACACTCTGGTCCACCAGCGGGCATGACGACCTGAAGGACTAGCAGTCTCTAACACAGCCTTAACCACAGAGTGATCCGTATACACCGTTACACAGTGGCCATACAAATAATAGTGGAAATGAGAAATAGCCCATACCACTGCCAAAGTGTCGAGGTCAGTTATATCATAGTTTTTCTCTGCCCCTGACAAAGCACGACTGGCATACGCAACAGGGTGAAGTCTGCCATCCTCCTGCCTCTGTGATAACACTGCACCCAGCCCCTGGTGGGATGCATCTGTCTCTAATACAAAGTCTACATCAAAATTAGGATATGCCAACACAGGGGGTGTAACTAACCTCCTCTTGAGCTCATCAAACGCAATTTGGCACTCCTGGGACCATTCAAATGCAGCATTCTTGCAAGTAAGACGATGAAGCGGCTCTGCTACTTTTGCAAAGCGGTTGACAAATCGTCTGTAATACGATGTTAGACCTAAGAATCTTCGTAACTCTTGGACATTCTTGGGAGGAGAGTAGTCTCTGACTGCCTCAACTAACTTACTGTTGGGCCTTAATCCTTCTGGTGTAATCACATGTCCCAAATACTCTACCTCACTTCTAATAAACTGACACTTTCCAGAGTTGACCTTAAGCCCGACTTCTCTAAGTCTGTGAATAACTTGGCAAAGATGATCCAAATGTTCCTGTAAAGTAACTGAAAATATCAGAAGATCATCAATGTAAGCAGCAGCAAAACTAGGTCCATTTTCTGGGTTCACTCCAGCCAGGACTTGCTGCATAAGTCTCTGAAACACGCTAGGTGCATTCTTAAACCCAAATGGCATAACTCGAAATTCAAACAACCCAAATGGAGTTGAGAACGCAGTTTTCTCTTGAGAATCACTGTGAACACGGATTTGCCAAAATCCAGATGCTAGGTCTAACGTTGAGAAGAATTTTGCCTTACCAAGTTCATCAAGCAAGTCATCAATTCGAGGTAAGGGAAAATTATCAGACTTGGGTAACACTGTTCAAACTCCTATAATCAACACAAAATCGGAAGGAACCATTTTTCCTCTTTACCAACACCACTGGACTTGCCCAGGGAGATTTTGATGGTTGTATGACATTCAACTGTCTCATCTTGTGCAACTGACTGGCAACTTCCTCTCGTGTGGCATACGGCATTCTTCTAAATGACTGCTTGATAGGTGGTGCCTCTCCTGTGTCAATCTCTAATTGTATCAAGTCTGTCTCCCCTCTATCGATCTCATCTAAGGCAAAAACATCATTATGGTCCATCAAGAACTCGCATAACAAAGTCTTCTCTGGTTCTGGCAAATTCGGAACAGTGATCAATTCCATAAATCTACCTCTACGGCTCTGGTTCTCTTGGATACTTTCCATTCTGATCTGCTTAACTTCTCCAGGTACAGCACAGTCATCTTCAGGTGGGATCATCACACAAGTCTCTTCTGCATCTCCCAGTAAGGCACCCTCTTCAATCCGTTCTGTAAAGCCTCCAACATTGTGAATTTTCAAACAAGCTTTGCCATCATCACTTGGCTGAAGGAGAGCTCTATCAATAATCAGACCAGTGTTCTTATATACAGCTCCATTCCCTTCCAACAACAGTGAAACTGGGTTGGCAGCTTTGTCCATTTCCACATGCACAGAAACTACAGTGCTCTTATTAGCAGGAATGGTCACTGGCTCTGAAAGACAAACACGAAAAGTCCTTACCAATGGGACTGCTGCTCCACCTGAACTGGTTGGGCGAATCTGACAATAGTTCACGACCTGGCCACACATTCTTGTGGTACTCTAAGATACCTAGCTGACTGCAGACCCCTTCGGACAGCAACAGCTGATCATGAGCATCCATCTTAATGTGAATTGGGGTGACTAACATCTTGCCATCAAATACTACTTGTAAATCTATTCTTCCATGTAATTTAAACTGCATTCTGTCATATGTACATGGAGTACGGTCTGCTTGCTTAAAATCTCTCTTCTTCAACCTGGCTGCTTTAGCAATCTTCTTAAATAGCTCACCACCCATAATTGTTATGTCAGCTCCGGTGTCTATCACGCCTGATGTAGGTACACCTTGTATCTCAATATTCACATATTGTGGTCTGCTACCTTGGTCACAAACTCTGACCATATCAACACTACTCTCTGAATCTGAGGAATACAATAGTGACACAGGATCCACACTAACTCTACTACTAGAAGGCTCTGACTGTGTAACACTTAAAGGTTTCGTACTCACTTGCTTATTAGTACCTTTACTACCAGTATATTGTGAGTTTGGAAGCTTGGCTTTGTCATCACTCTTAATGAGGCTTCCACTTGCCTCCTCCTTCTTGTTAGATGCCTTGCAGAACTTAGCTACATGGCCTAATTTGTTACAAATATAACACCTTCTGACATCTTTACTTACTGCCTGACTTGAACTCACACTACTATTTCTGCTTGCACCAGACCCACTTACTTGTCTGTCAGATCTATACTTAGTGTTTGTGAAGGACTTCTCATTGTCTTGACGCTTCTTAACCTCTGCAAGTCTTTTCTCCTCATGTTTTGCTGCCATACAAAGCTCTTTGTATGAGAGAGCACCTGATACACTAGGACTCCTCACAATTGACAGACGCAAACCCTCCTGGAGCTGTCCGTATAACATTACATCCTTTGTCTCCTTACTCATTTTCTCAGTACCATAAGCAATTGAATAAGCCTTCTCAAGTCGACAGATGAAATCTGAGACAGATTCTCCATCTCTCTGCATTGTTCGTCTAAAATCTTGGCCTGCCATGACCTTACTACAAGGATCAAGACGATCTCTCATGCTCTTAGCTGCTCCTTCTACAGTACAGATTTCCTCAGCTGTCAAGAGATTCCATTCTGCCAGGGCTCGCCCTTTCAAATGTCCAGCAAATTGTATTAACTGCTCCTCCTCTGTCCAGTTATTCCAGTTCGCCGCACGACGCAAACTAGGTAGCCAGTCATCTAAGCGAATACCCGCGTTGTCTCCAGAGAACATTTCTAC
The nucleotide sequence above comes from Dysidea avara chromosome 3, odDysAvar1.4, whole genome shotgun sequence. Encoded proteins:
- the LOC136248455 gene encoding uncharacterized protein; this translates as MIEGKITELGRDSRNVQVALSRDKDERSFTLSDHEGVFLTVNPESDEPEEQDDSSEHARGHEPLHSLMPTDESNELETIRNKRDELQATVDTLTQEKVTLQEQLQAMQQALESSKTRVKEIWKMSCEQVEEFDETTAAKDREIAELKLRLAGQATERGHSPTPSIDGSITELPITSRQSRRGKAPPVEMFSGDNAGIRLDDWLPSLRRAANWNNWTEEEQLIQFAGHLKGRALAEWNLLTAEEICTVEGAAKSMRDRLDPCSKVMAGQDFRRTMQRDGESVSDFICRLEKAYSIAYGTEKMSKETKDVMLYGQLQEGLRLSIVRSPSVSGALSYKELCMAAKHEEKRLAEVKKRQDNEKSFTNTKYRSDRQVSGSGASRNSSVSSSQAVSKDVRRCYICNKLGHVAKFCKASNKKEEASGSLIKSDDKAKLPNSQYTGSKGTNKQVSTKPLSVTQSEPSSSRVSVDPVSLLYSSDSESSVDMVRVCDQGSRPQYVNIEIQGVPTSGVIDTGADITIMGGELFKKIAKAARLKKRDFKQADRTPCTYDRMQFKLHGRIDLQVVFDGKMLVTPIHIKMDAHDQLLLSEGVCSQLGILEYHKNVWPGRELLSDSPNQFRWSSSPIGKDFSCLSFRASDHSC